A genomic stretch from Acipenser ruthenus unplaced genomic scaffold, fAciRut3.2 maternal haplotype, whole genome shotgun sequence includes:
- the LOC117971437 gene encoding semaphorin-6B-like: LDPSRQDECRNFMKVLLSRRDGTLFVCGTNAFNPLCANYSTDSLELLGDTISGMARCPYDPKHANVALFAGGNLFTATVTDFLAIDAVIYRSLGDSPALRTVKHDSKWFREPYFVSAVEWRDHVYFFFREMAMEFNYLEKVLVSRVARVCKSDLGGSQRVLEKQWTSFLKARLNCSVPGDSHFYFNVLHSTTGVLQLDGRDVVLGVFSTPSNSIPGSAVCAFDMEQLDRVFQGRFKEQKSPESIWTPVPDEAVPRPRPGGCALPGSRFNSSSSFPDEMLTFMKTHPLMDEAVPSLGPQPWIIRTMVRYHLSKIVADTEAGPYRNHTVLFLGSDSGSVLKFLIKPKSESNPGNSSLFLEEFEGYNPDKCGGDGPESRSMLAMSLDRPSRSLLLAFPSCVVRVPLARCQQHSLCMKNCISTQDPYCGWTKGSTCSFLEPGTRLPFEQDVNHGNTSYLGDCDGLLQESFVEQRDGLVSVNLLVVSAVSAFAMGAVLSGLAVCWFMGHQHRHCGRSGAGSSGAVRRKGDKEQSMGGSVVSVTRPSGGSDRALPRGQSETLLAPLMMPNGWPKGMGVAVGGVPDLDSGGLLPTPEQTPLQQKRCPPGLRLSGGDPSWEQSHNYLNTGPGPSSSSSSSSVIYLSSKHLPRESRHCAQGEQREPQHYLSLAVRERSDRHSPALRNSSGEYPYPVTPQDSPDRRRVVSAPNTQLDFGEHLRWNPESLNFNSNNGSSSQSSRHSSKPPPPQHPHSGGHAFHGLLRSSHQPHPPALNGLSDFSQLLCKGANRRTPSGQ; the protein is encoded by the exons CTTGACCCCTCTCGACAGGACGAGTGTCGGAACTTCATGAAGGTTCTGCTGAGCCGGAGGGACGGCACGCTGTTTGTGTGCGGAACCAACGCCTTTAACCCTCTGTGTGCCAACTACTCC ACGGACTCTCTGGAGCTTCTTGGGGACACGATCAGCGGGATGGCGCGCTGCCCCTACGACCCGAAACATGCCAACGTGGCCCTCTTCGCAG GTGGGAACCTGTTCACGGCGACAGTGACGGACTTCCTGGCGATTGACGCTGTTATTTACCGGAGCCTGGGGGACAGTCCAGCTCTGCGCACCGTCAAGCACGACTCCAAGTGGTTCAGAG AGCCCTATTTTGTCAGCGCTGTGGAATGGAGGGACCACGTTTACTTCTTCTTCAGGGAGATGGCAATGGAGTTCAACTACCTGGAAAAG GTCCTGGTGTCTCGCGTGGCCCGTGTGTGTAAGAGTGATCTGGGGGGCTCTCAGAGAGTGCTGGAGAAGCAGTGGACCTCCTTCCTCAAGGCTCGGCTCAACTGCTCGGTCCCGGGAGACTCTCACTTCTACTTCAACGTGCTGCACTCCACCACTGGGGTCCTGCAGCTGGACGGGAGAGACGTGGTGCTGGGGGTCTTCTCAACACCGTCCAACAG TATCCCCGGCTCTGCCGTGTGTGCCTTCGATATGGAGCAGCTGGACCGGGTGTTCCAGGGGCGCTTCAAGGAGCAGAAATCTCCCGAGTCCATCTGGACCCCGGTGCCGGACGAGGCTGTGCCCAGACCCAG ACCTGGAGGCTGTGCTCTTCCAGGATCCAGGTTCAACTCCTCCAGCAGCTTCCCTGACGAGATGCTGACCTTCATGAAGACGCACCCCCTGATGGACGAGGCCGTCCCCTCGCTGGGGCCCCAGCCCTGGATCATCAGGACCATGGTCAG GTACCACCTCAGCAAGATTGTGGCGGACACAGAGGCCGGCCCCTACAGGAACCACACGGTCCTCTTCCTGGGCTCAGACTCGGGGAGCGTCCTCAAATTCCTCATCAAACCCAAAAGTGAAAGCAACCCTGGCAACAGCAGCCTCTTCCTGGAGGAGTTTGAAGGATACAACCCTGACAA GTGCGGTGGAGATGGCCCCGAGTCCAGGAGCATGTTAGCCATGTCTCTTGACAGGCCCAGCCGCTCTCTCCTGCTGGCCTTCCCCTCCTGTGTGGTCCGGGTCCCCCTCGCTCGCTGCCAGCAGCACTCCCTGTGCATGAA aAACTGCATCTCCACTCAGGACCCGTACTGCGGCTGGACCAAGGGCAGCACCTGCTCCTTCCTTGAACCTGGGACCAG GCTCCCGTTCGAGCAGGACGTCAATCATGGAAACACCTCCTACCTCGGGGACTGTGACG GCCTCCTGCAGGAGAGCTTCGTGGAGCAGCGGGACGGCCTGGTCTCTGTGAACCTGCTCGTGGTCTCCGCGGTCTCTGCCTTCGCGATGGGGGCGGTGCTGTCGGGCCTGGCGGTCTGCTGGTTCATGGGTCACCAGCACCGGCACTGCGGCCGCAGCGGGGCGGGCAGCTCGGGGGCCGTCCGGCGCAAAGGGGACAAGGAGCAGAGCATGGGGGGCTCAGTGGTGAGCGTGACCCGGCCCAGCGGGGGCAGTGATCGGGCCCTGCCCAGGGGCCAGTCCGAGACCCTGCTGGCCCCCCTGATGATGCCGAACGGCTGGCCCAAGGGCATGGGGGTGGCGGTGGGGGGCGTGCCTGACCTCGATTCGGGGGGTCTCCTGCCCACTCCGGAGCAGACCCCTCTGCAGCAGAAACGCTGCCCCCCGGGTCTCCGGCTGAGCGGAGGGGACCCCAGCTGGGAGCAGAGTCACAACTACCTGAACACTGGCCCcggcccctcctcctcctcctcctcctcctccgtcaTCTACCTGAGCTCCAAGCACCTGCCCAGGGAGAGCAGGCACTGTGCGcagggggagcagagagagccCCAGCACTACCTCTCCCTGGCAGTGAGGGAGCGCTCCGACAGGCACAGCCCGGCTCTCAGGAACTCCTCCGGGGAGTACCCCTACCCCGTCACCCCGCAGGACAGCCCAGACAGGAGGAGGGTGGTCTCGGCCCCCAACACCCAGCTGGATTTCGGAGAGCACCTGCGCTGGAATCCAGAGAGCCTCAACTTCAACAGCAACAACGGGTCGTCTTCCCAGAGCAGCCGTCATTCCAGCAAGCCCCCGCCCCCCCAGCACCCCCACAGCGGCGGCCACGCCTTCCACGGCCTGCTGAGGTCATCGCACCAGCCACACCCACCCGCCCTGAACGGCCTATCAGACTTCAGCCAGCTGCTGTGCAAGGGAGCGAACAGGCGGACTCCATCTGGCCAATGA